AGAAGAACATTTTGGTGGGGAAAAGGGGATGCAGTACGGCAGGCTGATTAAATAAGTGCTATGACAAATCGCGCGCGAGGAGTGGTAACACCAGGAGCCGGTAACGCTAAGATTAGCGGTGGCAACGAGGTCCGGGAGACACCGCGGGTGCGCGGGAACTGGACTGCCCGCGGCGCGTGGCCAAAGCCGAGCCACCGCCTAACGCTGCGCCCGATTCAAACAGTTTTTTCCTTGGGGGGAATATCAGGTTGAAATAGAGAAGATATATGACACCTGTCATTAGGTCTCCTTTCGGGCGATCGTGGTTCTTCCTAGCAAGGAAAGTTGCCAAAAGGCGTTGGTGAGTCACAGAAGTTTCACAGAAGAGCCCGAGTTACTATTAAAGCACTTGAAAAAAATGCCTCATAGTGCAAGGCTGAAGAGCACAACCTGTTTTGTTTAACAAACAAAAGGTTTAAGCGTTATTCGACTAGAGTCTAGAACTAGCTCTACAGGGAGCACCAATTTAATGATATAAAGCTTAAGAAATTGTCAAAGATTAACAACTTATAGCAGCTGGAAAACTAGAATAGACAAATTCAGGCCAGAAagaaaacttctctttttaaCTCAGAGTGTAATAAATCTTCAGAACAACCTGCCAACATTTGGGCTGGATTTTCCAGCCCTCGAAATGTTTAAGTCCTATGTTTTGTGTTATGTATAAGGTTATATGGACTAAATGAGCACAACAGTCTCTTCTGATTTCTGATCTATTAATCTACTAAGAAGAAATTATTAGGTCCTGTTTCAAAGCTGACTTCAGTCTCTACAAACCTTCAATGGATTTGGTAGCAGGACATTCACAAATCAAAATAAAAGTCCACCATGGAAAACAAATTaatgcagaattttaaaatgtcaattaGAAAAATTTAAAGTGTGAACTGAGTATTTAACTGCATGTTTTCATAGATACAGTTTTCTACGTTCAATATATACAGTTTTcttagaggagagagagagagaaaactgagCTTCTGACAAGAAAAGACGGCTCCCCCTTCCTTCGGGCTCACAGCCTTGAGACTAATTGTACATGACGGTGATAACGACTGTTTTTCTTAGGGCAATGTAAAACATTTCAATCTGAATATTTCATAGAGAGAGAAGCACATGGATGCAGCAGCGCAGAGCTTCGTGCACCGCAAAGCTAAGGGTTTTCTCACTGCTCTCTTGGACGCTACCTAAATACACCGGTGCATTCAATCCATCTCATACATCCAGATGAAATATGCTTATTTGGTTCTTATAAAGACTGGGCCATATTTCACTTAAAGATGAGTCAAATGGACAGAGCAAGTGAtttgtcactgacttcagtgcaaCCCTGGATCATACTTACAGCACACTTGGAAACATAAGGTTGAAAAGTGCAGCCTGCAATCAGTTACTTCATAGCATGAAGATAATATACCTTCATATCACATACCTGCATGTTCTGAGCACATTACATCTTAAAGCAAGTTGGTTTTCCTCTCTTACTTCTAATGTTGGAAACCTTTTCCAGAATTtgatatattttgtttctaaaactCAAAACACTTACCTTCCTTTGTAACAGCGCTGCCATGGCAAAAAATGTTTAGTATTTGCTTTTATAGATGGGTACACAGTATTTTCTTAAGCTCATCCAATACAGTGGGCTCCACGCCAGCAGTTTATTTTACTAAGACATTGCTTTTATCAGAGCTAAAACAGGAATTCTGGCTAGCTGGACAATTAATTAATCCTTCCTCATAGTTCTCATCAGACTTGAAACCACAACCAGCATGGGTAAGGTTTCTGTGCAAGCAACTGACCAATCAAACAAACCTCTACAGGAAACTTACCCCGTTTTTGCAAAACTTGCCCAGTATCTCAACATGGACCTACTTAAGATTTCTTCAGCCTTGGTGTAATTAACTCTTCTTTCTAAGGGTAATCCAAACACAAACTCAATCTCATAACCGTGCATCACTCCCATCCACTCTGGCCAAGGGAGCTTTGAGGATCGATGTTCGAAGAAGTAGAAGAACGCGTTGTGTCCCAGCTGCGCAAATTTTTTTGTGAATTCCACAACAGGACATATTATATTGTAATCACCAACCACGTCGTCCATGGCATCACGGTAATGTTCTGGTTTCTGCTCGTTTTCCCAGTCTGTGTACTGAAAAATGATCGATTCCACTGCAAGTTGACTTGCTTCTGGGAAGGCATATGTTAAAGCTActtgaaattctgttttattgATCAAGCTATCATTATCTTTGCTGAAGCCAGGTGTTCCATATACTAGAAAACTTGATCCTTCGTCTTTGTTAACGCCGACTAAGatctgtgtttgtttaaaaaggcCATTTTCAACCAATGTTTTTGGCATGTCCAAAAGAAAATCACCATCCACAGttggacaaaaatatatttttaaaagagagtCGTGTGCTACAGCAAAAATTTCACTCTCCAGTATATCCTGGGGGTCCTTGTCTTGGAGGCAGAGGATTAGCTCTGTGTCGTTGCTGGTAGGACAGTGGAGATGCTTAGCTAAAGCCACAGTTCTGTTCCTGGCTTCCGATGGTGTTATTGCAGCCCAAGGGGCATTTGCAGATCCACTTTGCATGATGGCTCTCGTGAAAAAAGGATGGCTTTCAGGAGAAAGGACATGGTAGCTGACAGAAGCCGAGCCAGCACTCTCTCCAAATATAGTCACACTTCTTGGATTGCCTCCAAAAGCTGCTATGTTCTCCTGGACCCACTGAAGTGCTAATCTTTGGTCGAATAAACCTGCATTTCCAGGAGCTTTCTGGTTTCCTGGTAAAGCCAAAAATCCTAATGCACCAGTCCTGTAGTTCATGGAAACAACAATGACTCTTTCAACCCTAGCCAGAAACTTGCCATCATAGACAGGCAGGGAAGACGACCCACTCTCAAAGCTACCCCCATATATCCACACCATGACAGTTGCATTCTTGGTTTTGGGAGAGGGAATCCATACATTAAGGTATAAGCAGTCTTCGCTAATGTTAGTTTTTGGGTTCCACATCTCTGATCCAGGAAATCCAGGGAAAGTTGTATCTATAAGTTGGTAACAAGAGTTTGCCTGTTTTGTGGCATCCCAGATATCTGACCACTTCTCACGAGGTTCTGGTTTTTGAAATCTCAGTCTGCCAATGGGTGGCTGTCCGTAAGGAATTCCAAGGAAGGCTGTCACAGTTCCCCCTAGTACCTGCAAGTTCACCCCCCTTACTCTGCCTTTCTTAGTTGTAATGACATTCTCTTCAGGCAGTACCTTCCTGATGAACAAATACAGAAGAAGAAACCACATAAGAAATCTGGTATAGCCACTTGTACCATTTTTCCAAATCATGGTgtctgaaagaaaggaaaaaagaaattcagaatttGTATGTTAATGTATCAATACTAGAGCCAAAAGCATTTATTTAGAAAGCATGTAGATCCCTCCAAAGGCACTGGAAACAAGATGGTGCTGTGCACAAAGCATCCCAGGCTCAGGAGTCTTTAACCATAACTTCTTGCTAATTCGTCTTCTTGCAAAACCATGTTTAGTATTTAGCACAGCTCCATAGACTCACAGCTTAGGTGGGAAAGGACCACTGGAGGTCAAATCCCACTTAAAGCTGGACAGACTTCTAAGTTAGATGATATTGCTCATGGCCTTGTCCAGTTTTgagtgtctccaaggatggagattccacagtctcCCTGGAAAACTTCAGCTATAACtgagttttactgacagctgttTCCAGTTTTTGAAGGCAATTTCTGTAGGAACAGAGGACTGAAAAAGGCTCTTCAGATTATAGTCTAAGCCTTGAAATTCTCAAGAGAGGACCAACAGCTATTTATTTAGAGGATCAGAAGACTAGTTACTCCAAATGTTCCCATAATCTTTGGATAAAATCATGCTCTTTTCTTCATGCAGGCAAGACTGGCCCTAAATATAAAAGGGGCTATTTGGGGAAAGTGTTACAAAAACTGCAGTTTCCCTAACTCGCAATACAGGGCTTCAAAACAACTCTGTCCCTAAAAAACGTAGAAGTGAGGAAACTAGGTCAAAGAGGGAAAGGTCATACAAGTAGTGTCTGACTATGCGGCCCGTGGGTCATGTATCCGTGGTCTGATTCTTTTCATGCCACTGCAGTTGTAAGTCCACACTGGATTTATAACACAGCAGAGGTTTTGCTGAGCCTCGGAggcctgctttttttctgttcccAAATACCAGCAATCTCTCCCTCCATCAGCAATATTTGGCCATCATGTTTTCATCATGTTTTCTTTAGTTAACAGATGACTTCACCGCTCGATGAATAGAACATTTTATGATCTGTGATTGAAAATGCCATGCCTGATTAGCCACTGTTCTGTTCAAGGTTTATTTGGCAATCTGTATTCTCAAGTCAATAAAGGGGAATAATAAACATCACTATGCACAGATTTTTCCACATATTAACATGCATCCCATGAACTCTGGAAAGGAGCTTGGACCCATGTTTTAATACAAGGATTTCTAGGCCCAAGTAAGTTTTGAGCTACGTACTTGTGTCACAGCACATGCCTGGGCCGAAGAAGACAAGTAAGATAGCATTGCTATAAACTCAAAAAAGCACTAGATGGTTATGGTGTCCTACTCATACGTCTTAAGATCTGAAGGTGTTTCTAACAAGTGAAGGGCATAAAGTACCTCAGCTGACTGTCAGGTCATTAGGTCTTGTGGGTGACTGTACCCAGAGGTACGCCAAGACCTACATGCAGCATTTCTATCAAGGTCTTATTTCTATAAGGTAACTTAACCCGGTTTGTAACCACCATATTCACGAGAAGTTGCCATATTTCTGCTACTTAAAATGAAcattaaaatgctaaaaatacGTATGCATTTTTTTATCTGTGTAGGCAGTGCCTAACAATTTATGGCCTGGCCCTTGCTTCAAAGAGataattaatattattttaaagttaaGGGTATAGATTCTGATTATGTACACCATTTAAGCATACTAATAGTCATATTTACCCTAATCTttcaaaatgttataaaaatgcattttccccTTGAAAATGAAATGTCAGAAGAAGAACATTTGCAAAACCCCATTTTTACGGCTTACATATTTGAAAATGCTCAACAAAGCTTCCTTCTATTTTTTGCTTGCTGTCCTGTTGTACGTAGTGTACTCAGTCCTGCCACTTTAAACAGTCCATTCTTTGTTAATAAGAAGCACTTGTGTCCTTAAAAGGAATGAGGCTAATTTCTGTGGAAAGTACAGCTGTGCACCCAATCTGAGCTGCTCGTGCTTGTTTGCATATTGTTGGAAATAAGCTGAGAAAACactgcggaaaaaaaaaaaaggaacattttgctCAAAGATGGCCCTGAATTTGAGATAGAATCAAAGGAACAGAGAAGAATTTTcagagaatttatcaaaaccgaTAAACGATAGATAaactttggaaaaataaatatttatcctcaaagtgtctttttattttaaaaaaacgaCCAGGCAGGGAACAAGGGCAATAGACTTCACTGTTTCTCTGAAGGTTCACGTGAAGATTTCCTTATCAGAAACCTGTGAACGCTCGTGTGCGCGCTGCGCTTCGCGGATGGGAGCAGCCAGTCTGGACGACTCACGTGGTCCAGCAAGCACAGAGGCGCCTGTGTGCCCGGAGCCTCGCTTCGCCAGCCCGCAGGGGAGCTCCCAGCTGCAGGGCTCGCCCAGTTAGTCCTCACTACACGCCCGCCagttttttccattctttcctgTAATAAAAATCTTTGGAGAGCTAGGTGAGAAAAGGCACGTCAGGATCAGGTTAGGGCTGAATTCTTTCACCCTCCCTCACAGTCAACCCAGACAACTGTGGTGGCCGTGAGAACCATCAGTGTTTACAGTAGGAATCTCGCTGCGTACATGTGCATCCCATGCACCGCTCCTTGAGCTGGGAAAAGTAATTTTTACAACTAAGTCTGTTATTTCaccagctctttctttttttcacatatTCACTTTTAACATACCACCCGGCACtgaacaaaagcaacaaaagcaacaaaaagatGCAATTAAGGATTTTTAATATCATcattacaaagaaaagaaaatgacactAGGAAAAGCAGAAGAGGTTAAAGTTCTTAAAGCTTTTAATGTCTAAAAAGCAGGATAAGAGGACAACACTCCAGCATTTCAAAACACA
The sequence above is a segment of the Apteryx mantelli isolate bAptMan1 chromosome 9, bAptMan1.hap1, whole genome shotgun sequence genome. Coding sequences within it:
- the BCHE gene encoding cholinesterase — protein: MIWKNGTSGYTRFLMWFLLLYLFIRKVLPEENVITTKKGRVRGVNLQVLGGTVTAFLGIPYGQPPIGRLRFQKPEPREKWSDIWDATKQANSCYQLIDTTFPGFPGSEMWNPKTNISEDCLYLNVWIPSPKTKNATVMVWIYGGSFESGSSSLPVYDGKFLARVERVIVVSMNYRTGALGFLALPGNQKAPGNAGLFDQRLALQWVQENIAAFGGNPRSVTIFGESAGSASVSYHVLSPESHPFFTRAIMQSGSANAPWAAITPSEARNRTVALAKHLHCPTSNDTELILCLQDKDPQDILESEIFAVAHDSLLKIYFCPTVDGDFLLDMPKTLVENGLFKQTQILVGVNKDEGSSFLVYGTPGFSKDNDSLINKTEFQVALTYAFPEASQLAVESIIFQYTDWENEQKPEHYRDAMDDVVGDYNIICPVVEFTKKFAQLGHNAFFYFFEHRSSKLPWPEWMGVMHGYEIEFVFGLPLERRVNYTKAEEILSRSMLRYWASFAKTGTPNATLVNGTRWPVFTSTEQKYLTLNTEASEIHTKLRAQQCRFWNTFFPKVLEMTGSVDEAEQEWKAGFHRWNNYMSDWKNQFNDYTSKKERCADL